ATGCTGCTGAGAAGTCGCAAGCACAAGCGTCCACCCCAGACGACCAAGGGAGTGGTTAATCACGGCTTCCAAGACCACCTGAACACCACCCCTAAATACATTGCCACTGACCATTGCCGGCTCACCGTCTCAGACATAACCTACGTCAAATGTTTAGGGGGCTTCGCATATCTCTCCCTGACGATGGACGCTTATAGCCGCATCATCACCGGCTTTGACCTGCAGCCCACGCTCTCCACAGAGGGCCCCTACAACGCACTAAGACAGACCGTTGACTTCTACCAGAAGCATGGCTTTGACCTCAAAGGGCTCATCTTCCATAGCGACCGAGGCTGTCAATATGTCTCCAAGCAGATGACCGACTACGAGGCCAGCCTAGGCATCGTAACCAGTGTCACCCAGACAGGCAACCCTCTCCACAACGCTATGGCAGAGCGACTTAACGGGATCATCAAGAACGACTGGCTCTACAACTTCGAGGATAAGCCCATAGATCAAGTTCGAGAGATCCTCTCGCAAACGATTGCTCTCTATAACACAGCGCGTCCTCATCGAGCCATCAACAAGAAGACTCCGATGCAGATGCTCATACCAGATTACCCCAACCCTATAACCACACAACCCTCTAAGAAACAGACATCTAAGAACAATTCACCAAAAGCTCCGAGCCTCAAATCTCCGAGCTCATGCCGCTTAACTCCACACAAAGACCTATCTTTGTGTACCTCCGCAGTAAAAACGACCACAAGTCGTGTACCCTAGCAGGAGCAAAACTAACAAATGAGTACACTCACAGGACTAACAAAAATGGATCATCCGAGATTTTGTGTGATGACCTGATCGTGGGCTAAGAAAGAAGCTGGCTCTATCTTTAGTACCTTTGAAAAAGTTAACCAATACTATTCGTTAGTACTTATGATAGAAACCAGCTTCCTATATCACAGCTTTGGAGTACGAGACGTTGTCAATACTCGTTGCGAGTACAAAGGTAACAAAACAATCATACACGTACGCTCCACACGTCCGCTTTGTTATTGCCCCCATTGCCACTCCTACACCTTGCTCAAAAATGGAACAAGAATGCGACAGATACAAACCTTACCTATTGGCTCCCGCCGTTGCTATCTCAAGCTGACGAACCAACGCTATAAATGCACCTCTTGCCATTGGGATGGCTGGCAAAAGATTCCTGGAGTATTGAAAGGCAAGTCCTATACTTATAGATTTGCGCAGCATGTCATTGACTTACTTAGAATGGGAACGATTAAGGCTGTTGCGAACCATCTAGGTGTCGGCTGGGATCTAATCAAAAGCATCCATAAAGACTACCTAAACAAGCGATACAAAAGCCCCAAATTAAAAGGACTCAAACGCATCGGCATAGATGAATTTGCTGTTAGAAAAGGA
The sequence above is a segment of the Porphyromonas vaginalis genome. Coding sequences within it:
- a CDS encoding IS3 family transposase codes for the protein MRQLEHAKVRDQKLSITYLCQLLEVSRKGYYKHTFTEQDEDVKVASVLHYCQYVRSKLHRAGVDTLQQCAKEYFEGTFQVGRDWLYKVLGANDMLLRSRKHKRPPQTTKGVVNHGFQDHLNTTPKYIATDHCRLTVSDITYVKCLGGFAYLSLTMDAYSRIITGFDLQPTLSTEGPYNALRQTVDFYQKHGFDLKGLIFHSDRGCQYVSKQMTDYEASLGIVTSVTQTGNPLHNAMAERLNGIIKNDWLYNFEDKPIDQVREILSQTIALYNTARPHRAINKKTPMQMLIPDYPNPITTQPSKKQTSKNNSPKAPSLKSPSSCRLTPHKDLSLCTSAVKTTTSRVP